A window of the Cololabis saira isolate AMF1-May2022 chromosome 19, fColSai1.1, whole genome shotgun sequence genome harbors these coding sequences:
- the pdpk1b gene encoding 3-phosphoinositide-dependent protein kinase 1: MARATSQLYDVVPIQPNVVICSCSHPSMVRNHPDSCSPLAIPGASSSHCPSMEGSAAKACAVGTSASSQSSDVRTQPAVQTPQPRKKKPEDFKFGKILGEGSFSTVVLAREQATGKEYAIKILEKRHIIKENKAQYVRRERDLMSSLDHPFFVKLYFTFQDDEKLYFGLSYAKNGELLKYIRKIGSFDETCTRFYSAEIVCALEYLHSKGIIHRDLKPENILLSEEMHIQITDFGTAKQLSSDSKQARANSFVGTAQYVSPELLTEKSACKSSDLWALGCIIYQLVAGLPPFRAGNEYLIFQKIIKLEYEFPEKFFPKAKDLVEQLLSLDPSKRIGCEEMGGYDPLNQHPFFDTISWSDLHQQTPPKLTPYLPAMSEDDEDCYGNYDDLLSQFSNMQVAQSSSSQSLSPHDSMPPQRSSSNIEQYIHDLDSNSFELDLQFTEEEKQLLLDKQTTGNPWHQFVENNLILKMGPVDKRKGLFARRRQLLLTEGPHLYYVDPVNRVLKGEIPWSFELRPEAKNFKTFFVHTPNRTYYLMDPSGNADRWCKKIQEVWRKIYQRHQNPGL, from the exons ATGGCAAGAGCTACCAGTCAGCTG TATGATGTTGTGCCCATTCAGCCCAACGTTGTCATCTGTTCCTGCTCACATCCATCAATGGTAAGAAACCACCCTGACTCCTGCTCGCCACTTGCTATCCCAGGCGCAAGCAGCAGTCACTGCCCTAGCATGGAGGGCTCCGCAGCAAAGGCTTGTGCTGTAGGAACATCTGCCAGCAGCCAGAGCTCAGATGTCCGCACGCAGCCAGCCGTCCAGACTCCTCAACCACGCAAGAAGAAGCCAGAGGACTTCAAGTTTGGCAAGATACTGGGAGAGGGCTCCTTCTCGACG GTCGTCCTGGCAAGAGAACAGGCCACGGGGAAAGAATATGCAA TTAAGATTTTAGAGAAGCGTCACATTATAAAAGAGAACAAAGCCCAGTATGTGAGAAGAGAGCGGGATTTGATGTCAAGTCTAGATCATCCATTCTTCGTCAAGCTCTACTTTACATTTCAAGATGATGAGAAGTTGT ACTTTGGTCTCAGTTATGCTAAGAATGGTGAACTCCTGAAATACATTCGCAAAATTGGCTCTTTTGATGAGACCTGTACCCGGTTCTACTCAGCTGAAATAGTTTGTGCTCTAGAATATTTGCACAGTAAGGGGATAATACACAG AGATCTGAAACCAGAAAATATTCTTTTGAGTGAAGAGATGCACATCCAGATAACAGATTTTGGGACAGCAAAACAGTTGTCATCAGACAGTAAACAAG CCAGGGCAAACTCCTTTGTTGGAACGGCGCAGTATGTTTCTCCAGAGCTACTAACTGAGAAATCAGCATGTAAGAG ctcTGACCTGTGGGCTTTGGGGTGTATAATCTATCAGTTGGTGGCTGGATTACCACCATTCAGAGCTGG AAATGAGTACCTAATATTCCAGAAGATAATAAAGCTGGAATATGAATTTCCGGAGAAATTCTTCCCCAAAGCCAAGGATCTTGTTGAACAGCTTTTG tcATTGGATCCATCAAAGCGGATTGGATGTGAAGAGATGGGAGGGTATGACCCGCTGAATCAGCACCCATTCTTTGACACCATTTCCTGGAGTGACTTGCATCAGCAGACACCCCCTAAGCTCACACCTTATCTGCCAGCTATGTCTGAAGATGATGAGGACTGCTACGGAAAC TACGATGACCTCCTAAGCCAGTTCAGCAACATGCAAGTGGCCCAGTCCAGCTCATCACAGTCGCTGTCACCACACGATTCTATGCCGCCGCAGAGGTCCAGCAGCAACATTGAACAGTACATCCATGACCTGGACAGCAACTCCTTTGAGCTTGACCTGCAGTTCACTGAAGAAGAAAAGCAGTTATTGCTAGACAAACAAACCACTGGAAACCCCTG GCACCAGTTTGTGGAGAATAACCTGATCCTGAAAATGGGCCCAGTGGATAAACGCAAG GGTCTGTTTGCTCGTCGGAGACAGCTGCTTCTTACTGAAGGACCACACCTGTACTATGTGGATCCTGTCAACAGGGTTCTGAAAGGGGAGATTCCTTGGTCCTTTGAGTTACGCCCCGAGGCCAAGAACTTCAAAACCTTTTTTGTTCACACG CCTAACCGGACATACTATTTGATGGATCCCAGTGGAAATGCAGACAGATGGTGCAAGAAGATCCAGGAAGTGTGGAGAAAAATCTATCAAAGGCACCAAAACCCTGGCCTATAG